The Euphorbia lathyris chromosome 2, ddEupLath1.1, whole genome shotgun sequence genome includes a window with the following:
- the LOC136219417 gene encoding probable leucine-rich repeat receptor-like protein kinase At2g33170 has translation MRDNKMSAHIKSRTGFEAQFIGFWLVTVLLFSTSKGLSSEGHFLLDLKNGLHDEFNHLESWKSIDQTPCGWIGVNCTSDFVPVVHSLNLSSMNLSGVLSPSIGGLVNLRYLDLSYNMLTGFIPGMIGNCSMLEYLYLNNNQFSGQFPAELGNLSLLRRLNICNNQISGTLPEEFGNLSSLVEVVAYTNNLTGPLPRSIGNLRNLKTLRAGQNGISGSIPAEISGCQSLELLGLAQNSIGGELPKEIGMLGSLKDIILWENQLSGFIPKEIANCSSLETLALYANNLVGQIPVEIGNLKFLKKLYLYRNALNGTIPREIGNLSMATEIDFSENYLRGEIPTEFSKIKGLHLLYLFQNQLNGVIPNELSSLRDLTKLDLSINNLSGPIPFGFQYMTEMVQLQLFGNFLTGGVPQGLGRHSRLWVVDFSDNALRGTIPPHLCRHSNLMLLNLESNKLYGNIPNGILNCKSLVQLRLVGNRLTGAFPSELCKLVNLSAIELDQNMFSGPIPSAIMNCQKLQRLHIANNYFTGVLPKEIGYLSQLVTFNVSSNLLQGRIPPEIVNCKMLQRLDLSHNEFVDSLPQELGTLLQLEILKLSENKLSENIPQALGNLSHLTELQMGGNLFSGEIPAQLGSLSSLQIAMNLSYNNLTGSIPPELGNLNLLEFLLLNNNHLTGEIPNTLEDLSSLLGCNFSYNNLTGPLPQVPQFQNMEVSSFLGNDGLCGGRLGNCNGDASSSSDPPFRSLDASTRGRIVTIVTASVGGVSLVLIGVILYFMRRTTETIPSAPDNESSPPESDMYYRAKDGFTLQDLVNATNNFHDSYVLGRGACGTVYRAVMHSGETIAVKRLASNREGSSIDNSFQAEILTLGKIRHRNIVKLYGFSYHQGSNLLLYEYMARGSLGELLHGPSCSLDWPTRFVIGLGAAEGLAYLHHDCKPRIIHRDIKSNNILLDDKFEAHVGDFGLAKIIDMPQSKSMSAVAGSYGYIAPEYAYTMKVTEKCDIYSYGVVLLELLTGQTPVQPLELGGDLVTRVKNHVRDHSLTSEILDSRLDLEDRRIVNHMITVLKIALMCTNMSPLERPSMREVVLMLIESNEQVGNFTSDLPVET, from the exons ATGAGGGATAATAAAATGTCAGCACATATCAAATCAAGAACAGGTTTTGAAGCGCAGTTTATAGGGTTTTGGCTTGTCACTGTGCTATTGTTTTCTACTTCCAAGGGGTTAAGTTCCGAGGGGCATTTCCTCCTAGATCTGAAGAATGGGCTTCATGATGAATTCAATCATCTGGAGAGCTGGAAGTCCATTGACCAGACACCATGTGGCTGGATTGGTGTGAATTGCACTTCAGATTTTGTGCCTGTTGTCCATTCTCTCAATTTGAGTTCGATGAATCTGTCTGGGGTCCTGAGTCCAAGCATTGGTGGCCTGGTCAACCTAAGATATCTTGATCTTTCTTATAATATGCTCACTGGATTTATACCTGGCATGATTGGTAATTGTTCAATGCTAGAATACCTTTATCTCAATAATAATCAGTTTAGTGGGCAATTTCCTGCTGAGCTGGGTAATCTGTCTTTGCTTCGTCGTTTGAATATATGCAATAACCAAATCTCTGGTACATTGCCGGAGGAGTTTGGGAATTTGTCATCTTTGGTTGAGGTTGTGGCTTACACCAACAATCTGACTGGTCCATTGCCTCGTTCTATTGGGAATCTCAGGAACCTGAAAACTTTACGAGCAGGGCAGAATGGAATTTCTGGCAGCATTCCAGCAGAAATAAGTGGATGTCAAAGCTTAGAATTGCTTGGTCTTGCTCAAAATTCCATAGGAGGGGAACTGCCAAAGGAAATTGGTATGCTGGGAAGCTTGAAGGACATTATTCTGTGGGAGAACCAGCTGTCAGGATTCATACCGAAAGAGATTGCAAACTGTTCGAGTCTTGAGACACTTGCTTTATATGCAAATAATCTCGTGGGACAAATACCAGTTGAAATTGGAAACctgaagtttttgaaaaaactATACTTATACAGAAATGCACTAAATGGAACAATTCCACGAGAAATTGGGAATTTGTCTATGGCAACAGAAATTGATTTCTCTGAGAATTATTTGAGAGGGGAGATTCCTACTGAGTTCAGTAAGATAAAGGGTCTACATCTATTGTACCTGTTCCAGAATCAGCTTAACGGTGTTATACCAAATGAGCTTAGTAGCTTGAGGGATTTGACAAAACTTGACCTCTCAATCAATAACCTCAGCGGTCCTATTCCTTTTGGTTTTCAGTATATGACAGAAATGGTTCAATTACAGCTTTTTGGCAACTTCCTGACTGGTGGAGTTCCTCAGGGTCTTGGACGTCACAGTCGACTTTGGGTGGTGGACTTTTCGGACAATGCACTCAGAGGAACGATACCTCCTCATCTTTGTCGGCATTCTAACCTGATGTTACTGAATCTGGAGTCTAATAAGCTTTATGGGAACATCCCAAATGGGATTTTGAACTGTAAATCATTGGTGCAGCTTCGTCTTGTTGGAAATAGGCTTACTGGTGCCTTTCCTTCCGAGTTGTGCAAATTGGTGAATCTTTCTGCTATTGAATTGGATCAGAACATGTTTAGTGGTCCAATTCCTTCAGCCATCATGAACTGTCAAAAGTTGCAGAGGCTTCATATTGCAAACAACTACTTCACTGGTGTGTTGCCTAAGGAAATAGGATATCTATCTCAGCTTGTGACTTTTAATGTCTCATCCAACTTGCTTCAAGGAAGGATTCCACCTGAAATTGTTAACTGCAAGATGCTTCAACGACTTGATCTCAGCCACAACGAATTTGTAGATTCTTTACCGCAGGAGCTTGGAACCCTTCTGCAGTTAGAGATTCTCAAGCTTTCCGAAAACAAATTATCAGAAAATATACCTCAAGCATTGGGAAATCTCTCCCACTTGACTGAATTACAGATGGGCGGAAACTTATTTTCTGGTGAAATTCCAGCACAGTTGGGTTCTCTTTCAAGCTTGCAAATTGCAATGAATCTCAGCTACAACAATCTTACAGGAAGCATACCGCCGGAGCTGGGCAATCTTAATTTACTGGAATTTCTTCTGCTCAACAATAATCATTTGACTGGTGAAATTCCCAACACATTGGAAGATCTGTCAAGCTTGCTGGGGTGCAATTTCTCGTATAATAACCTTACTGGACCCCTCCCTCAGGTACCACAATTTCAGAACATGGAAGTCAGCAGTTTCTTGGGAAATGACGGGCTTTGTGGAGGGCGTCTTGGCAATTGCAATGGAGAtgcatcttcttcttctgatcCTCCTTTCAGAAGCTTAGATGCATCTACCCGTGGTCGGATTGTCACAATTGTTACAGCTTCTGTTGGTGGAGTATCTCTGGTTCTAATTGGAGTAATACTGTATTTCATGAGACGCACAACCGAGACAATTCCTTCCGCACCTGACAATGAGAGCTCGCCTCCGGAATCAGATATGTACTACCGTGCGAAGGACGGGTTCACCTTACAAGATCTGGTGAATGCCACAAATAATTTCCATGATAGCTATGTTCTTGGAAGAGGAGCTTGTGGAACAGTGTATAGGGCAGTTATGCATAGTGGAGAGACCATTGCTGTGAAAAGGCTAGCTTCTAACAGAGAGGGGAGCAGCATCGACAACAGTTTTCAGGCAGAGATTCTAACTCTTGGAAAGATTAGACACCGAAACATTGTGAAGCTTTATGGTTTTTCTTATCACCAAGGTTCTAATCTGCTTCTTTATGAGTACATGGCTCGGGGTAGCTTGGGAGAACTGCTTCATGGGCCCTCTTGTAGCTTGGATTGGCCAACTCGTTTCGTGATTGGTCTTGGAGCTGCTGAAGGTCTTGCTTATTTACATCATGATTGTAAACCAAGGATCATTCATCGTGATATTAAATCGAATAATATTCTCCTTGATGATAAGTTTGAAGCCCATGTTGGTGATTTCGGTTTAGCTAAAATAATTGACATGCCCCAGTCTAAATCGATGTCTGCAGTTGCAGGATCATATGGTTACATTGCACCTG AATACGCATACACAATGAAAGTAACAGAAAAGTGTGATATCTATAGCTATGGAGTTGTTCTGTTGGAGTTGTTGACCGGACAAACTCCAGTACAGCCACTGGAATTGGGAGGTGACCTTGTCACGAGGGTGAAAAATCATGTCCGAGACCATTCATTGACTTCAGAGATACTTGATAGTAGATTAGACCTGGAAGATCGAAGAATAGTTAATCATATGATCACAGTATTGAAAATTGCTTTAATGTGTACAAACATGTCACCTTTGGAACGGCCATCGATGCGGGAAGTAGTATTGATGCTTATCGAGTCGAATGAGCAAGTAGGGAATTTTACATCTGATCTTCCAGTAGAAACATGA